From the genome of Nocardia sp. NBC_01503, one region includes:
- a CDS encoding HpcH/HpaI aldolase/citrate lyase family protein has protein sequence MSWEMPGPAWLFCPADRPERYEKAATAADVVIIDLEDGVAEADKAAAREALIATPLDPERTVVRVNAAGTVEHMLDLDALLRTEYRRLMLPKCESAEQITRLSDYEVIALIESPLGAMAVGRAVMVRNAIGVMWGAEDLVAALGGNSSRHADGGYRDVALHVRSQSLLAAKAYGKFALDSVFLNIPDLAGLATESEDAVAVGFDAKVAIHPSQVPVIRRAYAPVAKEVDWAQRLLAEVPNHRGVFTFEGRMVDMPVIRHAERIVQRAQVADSAGFAS, from the coding sequence GCGGATCGGCCCGAGCGCTATGAGAAGGCCGCCACGGCGGCCGATGTGGTGATCATCGACCTGGAAGATGGTGTGGCCGAGGCCGACAAGGCTGCGGCCCGCGAGGCGTTGATCGCCACTCCGCTGGATCCCGAGCGCACCGTGGTGCGGGTGAACGCGGCGGGGACGGTCGAGCACATGCTGGACCTGGATGCCCTGCTGCGCACCGAGTACAGGCGTCTAATGCTGCCCAAATGTGAATCGGCGGAGCAGATTACGCGCCTGTCCGACTACGAGGTGATCGCGCTCATCGAATCGCCGCTGGGCGCGATGGCGGTCGGCCGGGCGGTCATGGTGCGCAATGCCATCGGCGTCATGTGGGGCGCGGAGGATCTGGTGGCGGCGCTCGGCGGCAACTCCAGCCGGCATGCCGACGGTGGCTATCGCGATGTGGCGCTGCATGTGCGCTCGCAATCGCTGTTGGCGGCCAAGGCATATGGCAAGTTCGCGCTGGATTCGGTGTTCCTGAACATCCCCGATCTGGCGGGGCTCGCCACGGAATCCGAGGACGCGGTCGCGGTCGGCTTCGATGCCAAGGTCGCCATTCATCCCAGTCAGGTGCCGGTCATCCGGCGCGCCTACGCCCCGGTGGCGAAGGAAGTCGACTGGGCGCAAAGGCTTTTGGCCGAGGTGCCGAATCATCGAGGTGTCTTCACCTTCGAGGGCCGAATGGTGGATATGCCGGTCATCCGGCATGCCGAGCGGATCGTGCAGCGTGCGCAGGTCGCGGACAGCGCGGGATTCGCGTCGTAG